A DNA window from Enterobacter cloacae subsp. cloacae ATCC 13047 contains the following coding sequences:
- the pabB gene encoding aminodeoxychorismate synthase component 1, protein MNMRFPTVITLPWRTDAAEFWFARLSHLPWAMLLHSGHADHPYSRFDIVVADPVRTVTSENQPSTHDPLIKLQEAIDELGLSATPNPDLPFQGGALGVFGYDLGRRFETLPSVAKADIPLPDMAVGLYDWALIVDHHKQVVSLLSHSDVEARLAWLNAQQPAAAPDFRLTSAWRSNMTPQTYAEKFARVQAYLQSGDCYQVNLAQRFQATYQGDEWQAFTRLNASNRAPFSAFIRLDQGAILSLSPERFIHLAEGKIQTRPIKGTLPRLSDPAADRQQAEKLAVSPKDRAENLMIVDLMRNDIGRVAVPGSVRVPELFVVEPFPAVHHLVSTITAQLPASRTPCDLLRAAFPGGSITGAPKVRAMEIIDELEPHRRNAWCGSIGYVSVCGTLDTSITIRTLTACDGQLYCSAGGGIVADSQVEAEYQETFDKVNRILQQLEN, encoded by the coding sequence ATGAACATGCGCTTCCCCACTGTTATTACCCTGCCGTGGCGTACTGACGCCGCTGAATTCTGGTTTGCTCGTCTGAGCCATCTTCCCTGGGCGATGCTGCTGCATTCCGGCCATGCGGACCATCCTTACAGCCGCTTCGACATTGTGGTTGCTGACCCGGTGCGCACGGTGACATCCGAAAACCAGCCCTCCACGCACGATCCGCTGATCAAGCTTCAGGAGGCTATCGACGAGCTGGGTTTGTCTGCCACGCCGAACCCGGATCTTCCCTTCCAGGGCGGTGCGCTGGGCGTGTTTGGCTATGACCTTGGTCGCCGCTTTGAAACGCTGCCTTCCGTTGCGAAGGCGGATATTCCGCTGCCGGATATGGCGGTGGGACTTTACGACTGGGCGCTGATTGTCGATCACCATAAACAGGTGGTCTCCCTGCTCAGCCATTCGGATGTGGAGGCACGCCTGGCCTGGCTGAACGCGCAGCAGCCAGCAGCCGCGCCGGATTTCCGTCTGACCTCTGCGTGGCGTTCAAACATGACCCCGCAGACCTATGCGGAAAAATTCGCACGCGTGCAGGCATATCTGCAAAGCGGCGATTGTTATCAGGTGAACCTTGCCCAGCGCTTCCAGGCAACGTATCAGGGCGATGAATGGCAGGCCTTTACCCGCCTCAATGCCAGCAACCGGGCACCTTTCAGTGCGTTTATCCGTCTCGATCAGGGCGCGATCCTGAGTCTTTCGCCTGAGCGGTTTATTCATCTGGCGGAAGGCAAGATCCAGACACGCCCGATTAAAGGGACCTTGCCGCGCCTGAGCGATCCGGCTGCCGACCGCCAGCAGGCGGAAAAGCTCGCCGTGTCACCGAAGGACCGCGCCGAAAATTTAATGATTGTCGACCTGATGCGCAACGACATTGGCCGGGTGGCGGTACCGGGCAGCGTTCGCGTGCCGGAGCTGTTCGTCGTCGAGCCTTTCCCGGCGGTGCACCATCTGGTCAGCACCATTACTGCACAGCTGCCGGCTTCGCGTACCCCCTGCGATCTTCTGCGCGCCGCGTTCCCGGGTGGCTCCATCACCGGCGCGCCAAAAGTGCGGGCGATGGAGATTATCGATGAGCTGGAACCGCACCGTCGAAACGCCTGGTGCGGCAGCATTGGCTACGTTAGCGTCTGCGGCACGCTGGATACCAGCATCACTATTCGCACCCTGACGGCCTGCGACGGCCAGCTTTACTGTTCCGCAGGCGGCGGGATTGTTGCTGACAGCCAGGTCGAGGCGGAATATCAGGAAACCTTTGATAAAGTTAACCGTATCCTGCAACAACTGGAGAACTGA
- a CDS encoding EAL domain-containing protein, whose protein sequence is MQTAQTIIKNYRRKRVIVCVTVALLTLILTLGIRFISQRNVNQQRIVDFASHTVRSLENVLLSLDNRRPELLGLVGQPCPQAHLTLRKQAAILQTVRSITLIKEGILYCSSIFGSRAVPVHELFPELPSGLPKLILSTDKWLLKGSPILIQWHPTSQRGEEGVMEVINIDLITRMILEPPRPLITDVALTVGDRSLRYGQGITDALKFNEADSRIEEVSTRFPFTITVSGPGPGALALKSLPAQLPLGLMLSLVLGYLAWLATANRMSFTWEIDMGIAAREFELFCQPLVNARTQECIGVEILLRWNNPRQGWISPEVFIPLAEEHNLIVPLTRYVIAETVRQIGYFPSHPGFHIGINVAASHFRHAVLLQDLNRYWFSANPSQRLVIELTERDALVDADYRIVRELHRKGVKLAIDDFGTGNSSLSWLEKLHPDVLKIDQSFTTAIGTDAVNSTVTDIIIALGQRLNIELVAEGVETEEQARYLRRHGVHTLQGDFYARPMPLRDFPQWLAESSPPPAHHNGHIVPLMPLR, encoded by the coding sequence ATGCAAACCGCACAAACGATCATTAAAAACTATCGCCGAAAACGCGTTATCGTCTGCGTGACGGTTGCGCTCCTTACGCTCATCCTGACGTTGGGCATTCGATTTATTTCACAGCGCAATGTTAATCAACAACGCATTGTCGATTTCGCCAGCCATACCGTTCGCTCACTTGAAAACGTCCTGCTTTCCCTGGATAACCGCCGGCCGGAGTTGTTGGGTCTTGTCGGCCAGCCGTGCCCGCAGGCGCATCTGACTCTGCGTAAGCAGGCCGCCATTTTACAGACCGTCCGCTCGATTACCCTGATTAAAGAGGGGATCCTCTACTGCTCCAGTATTTTTGGCAGTCGCGCCGTCCCGGTTCATGAATTATTTCCCGAACTGCCGTCAGGTCTGCCAAAACTGATTTTATCGACCGATAAGTGGCTGCTTAAAGGCAGCCCTATTCTTATCCAGTGGCACCCGACGTCACAACGCGGTGAAGAGGGGGTGATGGAGGTGATCAATATCGATCTCATCACCAGAATGATCCTTGAGCCGCCCCGCCCGCTTATCACTGACGTGGCGTTAACCGTGGGAGATCGCTCTTTACGCTACGGTCAAGGTATTACCGACGCGCTGAAGTTTAATGAGGCTGACTCGCGAATAGAGGAAGTCTCTACACGCTTTCCATTTACCATCACGGTCAGTGGGCCGGGTCCTGGCGCGCTGGCACTTAAAAGCCTGCCGGCACAGCTGCCGCTGGGGTTAATGCTGAGCCTGGTTCTGGGGTATCTGGCCTGGCTGGCCACAGCAAACCGGATGAGCTTCACGTGGGAGATCGATATGGGGATTGCGGCGCGGGAATTTGAGCTGTTCTGTCAGCCGCTGGTGAATGCCCGTACGCAGGAGTGTATCGGCGTGGAAATTCTTCTGCGCTGGAACAACCCACGTCAGGGTTGGATCTCCCCGGAAGTGTTCATCCCCCTGGCAGAAGAACATAACCTTATTGTTCCCCTGACGCGCTACGTGATTGCCGAGACGGTACGCCAGATAGGCTACTTCCCCTCCCACCCGGGCTTTCACATCGGTATTAACGTGGCGGCCAGCCACTTCCGTCACGCCGTGCTACTTCAGGATCTGAACCGCTACTGGTTCAGTGCAAACCCGAGCCAGCGGCTGGTTATCGAACTTACCGAGCGTGACGCGCTGGTCGATGCAGATTATCGCATCGTGCGCGAGCTGCATCGCAAAGGGGTCAAACTGGCTATCGACGATTTTGGTACCGGCAACAGTTCGCTCTCCTGGCTTGAAAAGCTTCATCCTGACGTACTGAAAATTGACCAGTCCTTTACCACCGCCATTGGAACCGATGCCGTGAACTCAACGGTGACAGATATCATTATTGCGCTGGGTCAGCGGCTGAATATTGAGCTGGTTGCGGAAGGGGTCGAAACGGAGGAGCAGGCGCGCTACCTACGCCGACACGGTGTTCATACTCTGCAGGGGGATTTCTATGCGCGGCCGATGCCGCTGCGGGATTTTCCACAATGGCTGGCGGAGAGTTCACCTCCGCCAGCGCATCATAACGGGCACATCGTGCCCTTAATGCCGTTGCGTTAA
- a CDS encoding CoA pyrophosphatase gives MERENLTLDDFLSRFQLLRPQVSREALNQRQAAVLIPVVRREQPGLLLTQRSPHLRKHAGQVAFPGGAVDSSDASLIAAALREAQEEVAIPPEAVEIVGVLPPVDSVTGFQVTPVVGIIPPGLQYHASVDEVSAVFEMPLEEALRLSRYHPLDIQRRGHDHRVWLSWYQHYFVWGMTAGIIRELALQIGLKP, from the coding sequence GTGGAGAGAGAGAACCTGACGCTGGATGATTTTCTGTCGCGCTTTCAGCTTTTGCGGCCACAGGTGAGCCGCGAAGCGCTTAATCAACGTCAGGCGGCGGTGCTGATCCCCGTGGTGCGTCGTGAGCAGCCCGGTTTGCTGCTGACCCAGCGCTCCCCTCATTTACGCAAACATGCCGGTCAGGTCGCTTTCCCCGGCGGCGCGGTAGACAGCAGCGATGCCTCGCTGATTGCCGCGGCGCTGCGTGAAGCGCAGGAAGAGGTGGCTATCCCACCGGAGGCCGTCGAGATTGTCGGCGTCCTCCCGCCGGTGGACAGCGTGACCGGTTTCCAGGTGACGCCGGTGGTGGGCATTATCCCGCCCGGCCTTCAGTATCACGCCAGTGTTGATGAGGTGTCTGCGGTGTTTGAAATGCCACTGGAAGAAGCCCTTCGCCTCAGTCGCTATCACCCGCTGGATATTCAGCGCCGTGGGCACGATCATCGGGTCTGGTTGTCCTGGTATCAGCATTATTTTGTCTGGGGCATGACGGCGGGCATCATTCGTGAACTGGCTCTGCAAATCGGCCTGAAGCCTTGA
- a CDS encoding YoaH family protein, translating to MFAGLPSLSHEQQQKAVERIQELMSQGMSSGQAISQVAEELRATHTGERIVARFEDEDEE from the coding sequence ATGTTTGCAGGTTTACCTTCTCTGAGCCACGAGCAACAGCAGAAAGCGGTTGAGCGGATCCAGGAGCTGATGTCCCAGGGGATGAGCAGCGGGCAGGCCATTTCTCAGGTGGCGGAAGAACTTCGCGCCACCCATACCGGCGAGCGGATCGTGGCGCGTTTCGAGGATGAAGATGAAGAGTAA
- a CDS encoding Slp family lipoprotein, with protein sequence MAVQTKVVRLIMAGAVAIALSGCVSVPDAIKGSSPTPQQDLVRVMNAPELYVGQEARFGGKVIEVQNQQGKTRLEIATVPLDSGARPILGETSRGRIFADVSGFLDPVDFRGQLVTVVGPITGTTQGKIGTTPYKFMTMQVNGYKRWRLTQQVIMPPQPVDPWMWGPHPYRYGYPGWGWYNPGPAQVQTIVTE encoded by the coding sequence ATGGCGGTTCAGACTAAAGTAGTACGCCTAATTATGGCAGGCGCTGTGGCCATAGCACTGAGCGGATGCGTTTCCGTTCCTGATGCGATTAAGGGCAGTAGCCCTACGCCACAGCAGGATCTGGTTCGCGTGATGAATGCCCCTGAGCTTTACGTCGGTCAGGAAGCGCGCTTCGGCGGGAAGGTGATTGAGGTGCAAAACCAGCAGGGGAAAACCCGGCTGGAGATCGCCACCGTGCCACTGGATAGCGGCGCGCGGCCGATCCTCGGCGAAACCTCGCGCGGGCGCATTTTTGCCGATGTCAGCGGCTTCCTCGACCCGGTTGATTTCCGTGGACAGCTGGTGACCGTCGTCGGGCCGATTACCGGCACGACACAGGGCAAAATCGGCACAACGCCTTACAAATTTATGACCATGCAGGTTAACGGCTACAAACGCTGGCGGCTGACACAGCAGGTGATCATGCCGCCTCAGCCTGTCGATCCGTGGATGTGGGGCCCACACCCGTATCGTTACGGCTACCCCGGCTGGGGCTGGTATAACCCAGGCCCGGCGCAGGTACAGACGATCGTTACTGAGTAA
- the tsaB gene encoding tRNA (adenosine(37)-N6)-threonylcarbamoyltransferase complex dimerization subunit type 1 TsaB, whose amino-acid sequence MRILAIDTATEACSVALWNDGAISAHFEECPREHTQRILPLVKAILTQGNTTLTDLDALAFGRGPGSFTGVRIGIGIAQGLALGADLPMIGVSTLATMAQGAWRMTGATRVLAAIDARMGEVYWAEYTRDEQGVWHGEETEAVLKPEAVTERLQNLSGEWATVGTGWAAWPDMANGTGVTLVDGNMLLPAAEDMLPLACQLLAAGKTVAVEHAEPVYLRNTVAWKKLPGRE is encoded by the coding sequence ATGCGAATTCTGGCTATTGATACCGCTACAGAGGCGTGTTCCGTTGCTCTGTGGAACGACGGTGCTATTTCTGCTCATTTCGAAGAGTGCCCACGAGAACACACCCAACGTATTCTGCCCCTGGTGAAAGCGATTTTGACCCAGGGCAACACCACCTTAACCGACCTCGATGCGCTGGCCTTTGGCCGTGGCCCCGGCAGCTTTACGGGTGTACGCATTGGGATCGGTATTGCGCAGGGGCTGGCGCTGGGCGCTGACCTGCCGATGATCGGTGTTTCCACCCTGGCGACGATGGCGCAGGGCGCGTGGCGTATGACAGGTGCTACCCGTGTGCTGGCAGCGATTGATGCCCGCATGGGCGAAGTCTACTGGGCTGAATACACCCGCGACGAGCAGGGCGTGTGGCACGGCGAAGAGACGGAAGCGGTGCTCAAGCCGGAAGCGGTAACCGAACGGTTGCAGAACCTCTCCGGTGAATGGGCGACGGTAGGGACCGGTTGGGCGGCATGGCCTGACATGGCAAACGGTACCGGCGTAACGCTGGTGGACGGCAACATGCTTCTGCCTGCCGCAGAGGATATGCTTCCCCTGGCCTGCCAGCTGCTCGCAGCAGGAAAAACCGTGGCTGTTGAACATGCCGAGCCGGTTTATTTGCGAAACACCGTCGCGTGGAAGAAACTTCCAGGCCGCGAGTGA
- a CDS encoding RidA family protein, producing MTIVRIDAEARWSDVVIHNQTLYYTGVPSNLDADAFEQTADTLAQIDAVLEKQGSDKSRILDATIFLANKDDFAAMNKAWDAWVVAGHAPVRCTVQATLMKPEYKVEIKIIAAV from the coding sequence ATGACAATTGTGCGCATTGATGCCGAAGCCCGCTGGTCTGATGTAGTCATTCATAACCAGACGCTCTATTACACTGGCGTGCCGTCCAATCTGGATGCGGATGCCTTTGAACAAACAGCTGACACCCTGGCGCAGATCGATGCGGTGCTGGAAAAGCAAGGAAGCGACAAATCGCGTATTCTGGACGCCACCATTTTCCTGGCGAATAAAGACGATTTTGCGGCCATGAACAAAGCCTGGGATGCGTGGGTGGTGGCGGGTCACGCGCCTGTACGTTGTACCGTACAGGCCACGCTGATGAAGCCGGAATACAAGGTAGAGATTAAGATTATCGCGGCTGTGTAA
- the sdaA gene encoding L-serine ammonia-lyase codes for MISIFDMFKVGIGPSSSHTVGPMKAGKQFVDDLVEKGLLESVTRVAVDVYGSLSLTGKGHHTDIAIIMGLAGNMPDTVDIDAIPAFIRDVEARGRLLLANGQHEVDFPQDDGMRFRSDNLPLHENGMTIHAWNGEKEIYSKTYYSIGGGFIVDEEHFGKESTGDVNVPYPFKSATEMLGYCKETGLSLSGMVMQNELALHSKKEIEDYFANVWQTMRACIDRGMNTEGVLPGPLRVPRRASALRRMLVTTDKFSNDPMNVVDWVNMFALAVNEENAAGGRVVTAPTNGACGIVPAVLAYYDHFIEPVTPDIYIRYFLAAGAIGALYKMNASISGAEVGCQGEVGVACSMAAAGLAELLGASPEQVCVAAEIGMEHNLGLTCDPVAGQVQVPCIERNAIASVKAINASRMAMRRTSEPRVSLDKVIETMYETGKDMNAKYRETSRGGLAIKVQCD; via the coding sequence GTGATTAGTATATTCGACATGTTCAAAGTGGGAATTGGCCCTTCGTCTTCCCATACTGTTGGGCCGATGAAGGCCGGTAAACAGTTCGTCGATGATCTGGTCGAAAAAGGATTACTGGAAAGCGTTACCCGTGTCGCCGTGGATGTCTACGGCTCACTGTCATTAACGGGTAAAGGCCACCACACCGATATCGCCATTATTATGGGTCTGGCGGGCAATATGCCGGACACTGTAGATATTGATGCCATCCCGGCATTCATCCGTGACGTGGAAGCGCGCGGTCGTCTGCTGCTGGCTAACGGCCAGCACGAAGTGGATTTCCCGCAGGATGACGGGATGCGTTTTCGTAGCGACAACCTGCCGCTGCATGAAAACGGCATGACCATCCATGCCTGGAACGGCGAGAAAGAGATTTACAGCAAAACGTACTACTCCATCGGCGGTGGATTTATCGTGGATGAAGAGCATTTCGGTAAAGAGAGCACTGGCGACGTCAACGTGCCGTATCCTTTCAAATCGGCCACCGAGATGTTGGGTTATTGCAAAGAGACCGGCCTGTCGCTGTCCGGCATGGTGATGCAGAACGAACTGGCACTGCACAGCAAAAAAGAGATCGAAGACTATTTTGCAAACGTATGGCAGACCATGCGCGCCTGTATCGATCGCGGGATGAACACCGAAGGTGTGCTGCCGGGTCCGCTGCGCGTACCACGTCGTGCCTCTGCCCTGCGCCGCATGCTGGTGACCACCGATAAATTCTCCAACGACCCGATGAACGTGGTCGACTGGGTGAATATGTTCGCTCTGGCGGTTAACGAAGAAAACGCTGCCGGTGGCCGCGTGGTGACGGCACCCACCAACGGTGCGTGCGGTATTGTTCCGGCGGTGCTGGCTTATTACGATCACTTTATTGAACCTGTTACGCCAGATATCTACATCCGTTACTTCCTGGCGGCAGGAGCCATCGGTGCCCTGTACAAAATGAACGCCTCTATCTCTGGCGCTGAAGTAGGATGCCAGGGTGAAGTGGGTGTGGCCTGTTCCATGGCGGCCGCTGGTCTGGCTGAACTGCTGGGCGCAAGCCCTGAGCAGGTTTGCGTGGCGGCGGAGATCGGTATGGAACATAACCTGGGCCTGACCTGTGACCCGGTTGCCGGGCAGGTGCAGGTACCGTGCATTGAGCGTAACGCCATTGCGTCGGTGAAAGCGATTAACGCCTCCCGTATGGCAATGCGCCGTACCAGCGAGCCTCGCGTGTCGCTGGATAAAGTTATTGAGACCATGTACGAAACCGGTAAAGACATGAACGCGAAGTACCGTGAGACTTCCCGTGGTGGTCTGGCCATTAAGGTACAGTGCGACTAA
- the yoaE gene encoding CNNM family cation transport protein YoaE, protein MEFLMDPSIWVGLLTLVVLEIVLGIDNLVFIAILADKLPPKQRDKARLIGLSLALVMRLALLSVISWMVTLTKPLFTVMDFTFSGRDLIMLLGGIFLLFKATTELHERLENRQHDDGHGKGYASFWVVVLQIVVLDAVFSLDAVITAVGMVNHLPVMMAAVVIAMAVMLLASKPLTRFVNQHPTVVVLCLSFLLMIGLSLVAEGFGFHIPKGYLYAAIGFSILIELFNQIARRNFIKQQSNQPLRARTADAILRLMGGRRQVNVQSDTENRNPVPVPEGAFVEEERYMINGVLSLASRSLRGIMTPRGEISWVDSRLSVDEIRQQLLSSPHSLFPVCRGELDEIIGVVRAKEMLVALEEGVDVEAIAAASPAIVVPETLDPINLLGVLRRARGSFVIVTNEFGVVQGLVTPLDVLEAIAGEFPDEDETPEIVADGEGWLVKGTTDLHALSHTLGLENVVNDEEDIATVAGLVIAVNGQIPRVGDVIELPPLSITIVEANDYRVDMVRIVKEQSVHDEDE, encoded by the coding sequence TTTATTGCCATCCTCGCGGACAAACTGCCGCCAAAACAGCGTGATAAAGCGCGTCTGATCGGCCTCTCGCTGGCGCTGGTTATGCGTCTGGCGCTGCTGTCCGTGATCTCGTGGATGGTCACCCTGACAAAACCGCTCTTTACCGTCATGGATTTCACCTTCTCTGGCCGCGATTTGATCATGCTGCTCGGGGGGATATTCCTGCTCTTTAAAGCAACGACAGAGCTGCACGAGCGGCTGGAGAACCGTCAGCACGACGATGGTCATGGCAAAGGCTATGCCAGCTTCTGGGTTGTGGTGCTGCAGATCGTGGTGCTGGATGCTGTCTTCTCGCTTGATGCGGTGATCACAGCGGTGGGTATGGTGAACCATCTCCCGGTGATGATGGCGGCGGTGGTTATCGCCATGGCGGTTATGCTGCTGGCGTCTAAACCGCTGACCCGCTTTGTGAACCAACATCCGACGGTCGTGGTGCTGTGTCTGAGCTTCCTGCTGATGATCGGTCTGAGCCTCGTTGCGGAAGGTTTCGGTTTCCATATTCCGAAAGGTTATCTGTATGCCGCGATTGGCTTCTCGATCCTGATCGAACTGTTTAACCAGATTGCACGCCGTAACTTTATTAAGCAGCAGTCCAATCAGCCGTTGCGTGCCCGCACCGCGGATGCCATCCTGCGCCTGATGGGCGGTCGCCGTCAGGTGAATGTGCAGAGTGACACCGAGAACCGTAACCCGGTTCCGGTGCCGGAAGGGGCATTTGTGGAAGAAGAGCGTTATATGATTAACGGCGTTCTCTCCCTGGCCTCCCGTTCACTGCGCGGCATCATGACCCCGCGCGGCGAGATCAGCTGGGTAGATTCCCGGTTGAGCGTTGATGAAATTCGTCAGCAGCTGCTCTCTTCACCGCACAGCCTGTTCCCGGTGTGTCGTGGTGAGCTGGATGAGATCATCGGTGTCGTGCGTGCCAAAGAGATGCTGGTCGCGCTGGAAGAGGGCGTTGACGTCGAAGCCATCGCCGCCGCCTCACCGGCTATCGTGGTACCGGAAACGCTGGACCCCATCAACCTGCTTGGCGTTCTGCGCCGTGCCCGCGGCAGCTTCGTGATTGTCACCAACGAGTTCGGTGTGGTGCAGGGGCTGGTCACGCCGCTGGACGTGCTTGAAGCCATTGCCGGTGAATTCCCGGATGAGGACGAAACACCGGAAATCGTGGCCGATGGTGAAGGCTGGCTGGTGAAAGGTACCACTGACCTGCACGCGCTTTCGCATACGCTGGGGCTGGAAAACGTGGTCAACGATGAAGAAGACATTGCCACTGTGGCCGGTCTGGTCATCGCCGTAAACGGGCAGATCCCGCGCGTGGGGGATGTGATCGAACTGCCCCCGCTGAGTATTACCATCGTTGAAGCCAACGACTATCGCGTTGATATGGTGCGTATTGTTAAAGAGCAATCCGTGCACGACGAAGATGAGTAA
- a CDS encoding ATP-dependent DNA helicase, giving the protein MADDFSPEGQLAQAIPGFKPREPQRQMAHAVARAIDKAQPLVVEAGTGTGKTYAYLAPALRAKKKVIISTGSKALQDQLYSRDLPTVAKALKYKGRLALLKGRSNYLCLERLEQQALAGGDLPVQTLSDVIILRAWANQTEEGDISTCASVAEDSPAWPLVTSTNDNCLGSDCPLYKDCFVVKARKTAMDADVVVVNHHLFLADMVVKDSGFGELIPEAEVMIFDEAHQLPDIASQYFGQSLSSRQLLDLAKDFTIAYRTELKDTQQLQKCADRLAQSAQDFRLQLGEPGYRGNLRELLADNNIQRALLLLDDALELCYDVAKLSLGRSALLDAAFERATLYRGRLKRLKEINQPGYSYWYECTSRHFTLALTPLTVADKFKEVMAQKPGSWIFTSATLSVNDDLHHFTERLGIEQAESLLLPSPFDYEKQALLCVPRNLPLPNQPGAARLLAAMLKPMIEANNGRCFMLCTSHAMMRDLAEQFRATMTLPVLLQGETSKGQLLQQFVSAGNALLVATSSFWEGVDVRGDTLSLVIIDKLPFTSPDDPLLKARMEDCRLRGGDPFDEVQLPDAVITLKQGVGRLIRDVDDRGVLVICDNRLVMRPYGATFLASLPPAPRTRDIKRAVRFLANPTAE; this is encoded by the coding sequence GTGGCAGACGATTTTTCCCCTGAAGGGCAGTTAGCACAGGCTATTCCCGGTTTTAAACCGCGTGAACCGCAGCGTCAGATGGCGCATGCCGTCGCTCGCGCCATCGATAAGGCACAGCCGCTGGTGGTCGAGGCCGGAACCGGCACGGGAAAAACCTACGCTTACCTTGCACCGGCGCTGCGCGCGAAAAAGAAGGTGATCATCTCTACCGGCTCGAAGGCGTTGCAGGATCAGCTCTACAGCCGTGATTTGCCGACGGTGGCAAAAGCGCTGAAATACAAAGGGCGGCTGGCATTGCTGAAAGGGCGCTCCAACTATCTCTGCCTGGAGCGTCTTGAACAGCAGGCGCTGGCGGGCGGCGATCTGCCGGTGCAGACCCTGAGTGATGTGATCATCCTTCGCGCCTGGGCTAACCAGACGGAAGAGGGGGATATCAGCACCTGCGCGAGCGTGGCGGAAGACTCTCCCGCCTGGCCGCTGGTGACCAGCACCAATGACAACTGCCTGGGCAGCGACTGCCCGCTGTATAAAGACTGTTTTGTGGTCAAAGCGCGTAAAACGGCGATGGATGCAGATGTGGTGGTGGTCAACCACCATCTGTTTCTCGCGGATATGGTGGTGAAAGACAGCGGTTTTGGCGAACTTATTCCTGAAGCGGAAGTGATGATCTTCGACGAAGCCCATCAGCTTCCGGATATCGCCAGCCAGTATTTCGGCCAGTCGCTCTCCAGCCGCCAGCTGCTGGATCTGGCGAAAGATTTCACCATTGCTTATCGCACTGAATTAAAAGATACCCAGCAGCTGCAAAAATGTGCCGATCGCCTCGCGCAAAGCGCGCAGGATTTTCGCCTGCAGCTTGGCGAGCCGGGCTACCGCGGCAATTTGCGCGAGTTGCTGGCGGACAATAATATCCAGCGCGCGCTACTGCTGCTGGATGACGCGCTGGAACTCTGTTACGACGTGGCGAAACTGTCGCTTGGCCGTTCTGCGCTGCTGGACGCTGCCTTCGAGCGCGCCACGCTCTATCGTGGGCGGCTGAAACGGCTGAAGGAGATCAACCAGCCGGGGTACAGCTACTGGTATGAATGCACCTCGCGTCATTTCACCCTGGCGCTTACGCCGCTGACGGTGGCAGACAAATTCAAAGAGGTGATGGCGCAAAAACCGGGGAGCTGGATATTTACCTCCGCGACCCTGTCGGTGAATGACGATCTGCACCACTTCACCGAGCGTCTCGGGATTGAACAGGCGGAGTCACTGCTGCTGCCGAGCCCGTTTGATTATGAAAAACAGGCGCTGCTCTGCGTGCCGCGTAATCTGCCGTTACCCAACCAGCCCGGCGCCGCACGCCTGTTGGCAGCCATGCTGAAGCCGATGATTGAGGCCAACAATGGCCGCTGCTTTATGCTCTGCACCTCTCACGCCATGATGCGCGACCTGGCAGAACAGTTCCGCGCCACCATGACCTTGCCTGTCCTGCTGCAGGGAGAAACCAGCAAAGGGCAACTGTTACAGCAGTTTGTCAGTGCCGGAAATGCGCTTCTGGTGGCAACCAGCAGTTTCTGGGAAGGCGTAGACGTGCGGGGCGATACCTTGTCGCTGGTGATTATCGATAAACTGCCTTTTACCTCGCCGGACGATCCGCTGCTCAAAGCGCGAATGGAAGACTGCCGTCTGCGCGGAGGCGATCCTTTCGACGAGGTACAGCTGCCGGACGCGGTGATCACCCTTAAGCAGGGGGTAGGACGCCTGATCCGCGACGTGGACGACCGCGGCGTGCTCGTAATCTGTGATAACCGGCTGGTGATGCGCCCCTACGGTGCGACCTTCCTCGCCAGCCTGCCGCCCGCGCCGCGTACGCGGGACATTAAACGCGCGGTTCGCTTCCTGGCCAACCCAACGGCGGAGTAA